A DNA window from Halomicrobium mukohataei DSM 12286 contains the following coding sequences:
- a CDS encoding DUF7563 family protein produces MPECDHCGAHVSDRFARVFADKSGNVRACPSCSANAGIAEVARERAHKV; encoded by the coding sequence ATGCCAGAGTGCGATCACTGCGGCGCGCACGTGTCGGATCGTTTCGCTCGAGTGTTCGCGGACAAGAGCGGCAACGTCCGCGCCTGCCCGAGCTGTTCGGCGAACGCTGGAATCGCCGAGGTCGCCCGAGAGCGCGCCCACAAGGTGTGA
- a CDS encoding GIY-YIG nuclease family protein yields the protein MSDHYVYVLRCADDTLYTGYTTDVQRRVAEHDAGEGAKYTRGRTPVELVHVESFESRSAAMSREYEIKQYSRGRKERLIE from the coding sequence ATGAGCGACCACTACGTCTACGTCCTGCGCTGTGCCGACGACACGCTGTACACGGGCTACACGACGGACGTACAGCGCCGCGTGGCCGAACACGACGCCGGCGAGGGCGCGAAGTACACCCGCGGTCGGACGCCCGTAGAGCTGGTCCACGTCGAGTCCTTCGAGAGCCGCTCGGCCGCGATGAGCCGCGAGTACGAGATCAAGCAGTACTCGCGGGGGCGGAAAGAGCGACTGATCGAGTGA
- a CDS encoding phosphoglucomutase/phosphomannomutase family protein, producing MTDADAEAIAFGTDGWRATLDEFTDERVRMVGQGVATHLRESGHDGETVAVGYDARAHSRGFAEELARVLCANGFDVVLPDRDTPTPVVAWTVESRGLAGALMVTASHNPPEYNGVKFVPAGGQPALADATDAVEAALARPDPLPEPEWGSVEETDLLAAYLDHAVEFAGESRDDPVDLDGLTVAYDAMHGSGRGVTDRLLERAGADLVRLRCERDADFGGGAPEPVAERVEALIERVRDGDADLGIVNDGDADRIGVVTPDRGFLDPNLFFAAVYDDLLATRGRGRPEGAGSAGVVRTVSTSSIVDRVAAAHGESVHETAVGFKHVAAAMAEHDALMGGEESGGFGLTAHLRNKDGVLLALLAAAAAHDRPLDERVDALLAEHGEIHQGRISVDCPDDRKERVLGALESALPDSVAGRSVDSVSTVDGFKMTLADGTWLLVRPSGTEPKLRVYAEATSRERVDELLAAGREIVTPLVASAE from the coding sequence ATGACAGACGCAGACGCCGAGGCCATCGCCTTCGGTACCGACGGCTGGCGGGCGACGCTCGACGAGTTCACCGACGAGCGGGTCCGCATGGTGGGCCAGGGAGTCGCGACCCACCTCCGCGAGTCGGGCCACGACGGCGAGACGGTCGCCGTGGGCTACGACGCACGCGCTCACTCCCGAGGGTTCGCCGAGGAACTGGCCCGCGTGCTGTGTGCGAACGGCTTCGACGTGGTGTTGCCCGACCGAGACACGCCGACGCCGGTCGTCGCGTGGACGGTCGAGTCCCGCGGGCTGGCCGGTGCGCTGATGGTGACGGCGTCGCACAACCCGCCGGAGTACAACGGCGTGAAGTTCGTGCCCGCCGGGGGCCAACCGGCGCTGGCCGACGCGACCGACGCCGTCGAGGCGGCGCTGGCCCGACCGGACCCGCTGCCAGAGCCCGAGTGGGGGAGCGTCGAGGAGACGGACCTGCTGGCGGCGTACCTCGACCACGCGGTCGAGTTCGCCGGAGAGAGCCGCGACGACCCGGTCGATCTCGACGGGCTGACGGTCGCCTACGACGCGATGCACGGCAGCGGCCGCGGCGTCACCGACCGCCTGTTAGAGCGGGCCGGGGCCGACCTCGTCCGCCTGCGCTGTGAGCGAGACGCCGACTTCGGCGGTGGCGCACCGGAGCCCGTCGCCGAGCGCGTCGAGGCGCTGATCGAGCGGGTCCGAGACGGCGACGCGGACCTCGGGATCGTCAACGACGGCGACGCCGACCGGATCGGCGTCGTGACGCCCGACCGCGGTTTCCTCGATCCGAACCTCTTCTTCGCCGCGGTGTACGACGACCTGCTGGCGACACGCGGGCGCGGGCGACCGGAGGGTGCTGGATCGGCCGGCGTCGTGCGGACCGTCTCGACCAGTTCGATCGTCGACCGCGTCGCCGCGGCCCACGGCGAGTCGGTCCACGAGACCGCCGTCGGCTTCAAGCACGTCGCCGCGGCGATGGCCGAACACGACGCCCTGATGGGCGGCGAGGAGTCGGGCGGGTTCGGGCTCACCGCACACCTCCGCAACAAGGACGGCGTCCTGCTGGCGCTGCTGGCCGCCGCGGCCGCACACGATCGGCCGCTCGACGAGCGCGTCGACGCGTTGCTGGCCGAGCACGGCGAGATCCACCAGGGCCGGATCAGCGTCGACTGTCCGGACGACCGCAAGGAGCGCGTGCTTGGGGCCCTGGAGTCGGCGCTCCCGGACAGCGTGGCCGGTCGCTCGGTCGACTCGGTCTCGACGGTCGACGGCTTCAAGATGACGCTGGCAGACGGCACCTGGCTCCTCGTTCGCCCCTCCGGCACCGAGCCCAAGCTCCGGGTGTACGCCGAGGCGACGAGCCGCGAGCGGGTCGACGAACTGCTCGCCGCCGGGCGCGAGATCGTCACGCCCCTCGTCGCCAGCGCGGAGTGA
- a CDS encoding GNAT family N-acetyltransferase — translation MRVHEATPADRAAVANVLDGAALETEPARLKASLRRGETLLAVADDGERVLGALVLDGDRIVSVAVRRRRRGQGIGSALVERALAERGRLVATFDERVRPFYETLGFAIEPVGEAESRYRGRLERA, via the coding sequence ATGCGGGTCCACGAGGCGACGCCGGCCGATCGGGCTGCCGTCGCGAACGTCCTCGACGGGGCGGCCCTGGAGACCGAGCCCGCCCGGCTGAAAGCGAGTCTCCGGCGCGGCGAGACCCTGCTCGCGGTCGCCGACGACGGCGAGCGCGTGCTGGGGGCGCTCGTACTGGACGGCGATCGGATCGTCAGCGTCGCCGTCCGCCGTCGCCGACGCGGGCAGGGGATCGGTTCGGCACTGGTCGAGCGGGCGCTGGCCGAACGTGGGCGGCTCGTGGCGACGTTCGACGAGCGGGTCCGGCCGTTCTACGAGACGCTCGGGTTCGCGATCGAGCCGGTCGGCGAGGCCGAGTCACGCTATCGCGGTCGCCTGGAGCGTGCGTAG
- the samp2 gene encoding ubiquitin-like small modifier protein SAMP2, producing the protein MRVTVEIVGGETREVEIAAGDSYADLLAPTDLSPHTVSILVDGTPVPEDQPVETDHVRVVRLVKGG; encoded by the coding sequence ATGCGCGTGACAGTCGAGATCGTCGGGGGCGAGACCCGCGAGGTCGAGATCGCGGCGGGGGACAGCTACGCCGACCTGCTGGCACCGACCGACCTCAGCCCCCACACGGTCTCGATCCTGGTCGACGGCACGCCAGTCCCGGAAGATCAGCCCGTCGAGACGGACCACGTCCGCGTGGTCCGGCTGGTCAAAGGCGGGTGA
- a CDS encoding polymer-forming cytoskeletal protein, which translates to MRRTLCALLVVILVVGALPGTAAAASRTGGTVTVGPGETIDDDLEAVGGTVVVEGTVTGDLEATGGTVIIDGTVEGDVEAAAGTLDIGGTVGGDVEGAGGSVTVDEGARIGGNLTAGAGSATVDGRIDGNVEIGAEEITLGPTADIRGDLTYDGNLNRADGATVGGTVERTDNVTVSPSGPSFALPTGTFTAYGVLANLVAGAVLVVAFPRFSTSVADDVTDDPLRMGAFGLLALVGGPMVCVLLFVTLVGIPLSIAGMVAYVFLVWAGALYGRFALGRWLLQRIGRDSRWLALLVGVLGVAAVKFVPILGDFVEAVVVLVGLGALVLGMYDRYQSDEDDPGPTPEPAAGDAEPSA; encoded by the coding sequence ATGCGACGCACGCTCTGCGCACTGCTCGTAGTGATCCTCGTGGTCGGAGCGCTCCCCGGGACGGCGGCCGCAGCCAGCCGGACCGGCGGGACAGTCACGGTCGGCCCGGGCGAGACGATCGACGACGACCTCGAAGCGGTCGGCGGCACGGTCGTCGTCGAAGGGACCGTCACGGGAGACCTCGAAGCCACCGGCGGCACCGTTATCATCGACGGCACGGTCGAGGGCGACGTCGAAGCGGCTGCCGGCACTCTCGACATCGGCGGAACCGTCGGCGGCGACGTCGAGGGGGCTGGTGGTTCCGTGACGGTCGACGAGGGCGCTCGGATCGGCGGCAACCTGACCGCCGGAGCCGGCTCGGCCACCGTCGACGGACGGATCGACGGCAACGTCGAGATCGGTGCCGAAGAGATCACGCTCGGGCCGACCGCCGACATCCGCGGCGATCTGACCTACGACGGCAACCTGAACCGCGCGGACGGCGCGACCGTCGGCGGAACAGTCGAGCGGACCGACAACGTGACCGTCAGCCCCAGTGGCCCGTCGTTCGCGTTGCCGACCGGGACCTTCACCGCCTACGGCGTCCTCGCGAACCTCGTCGCGGGGGCCGTCCTCGTGGTGGCGTTTCCCCGCTTCTCGACGAGCGTCGCCGACGACGTGACCGACGATCCCCTGCGGATGGGGGCGTTCGGACTGCTCGCGCTCGTCGGCGGTCCAATGGTCTGTGTGCTGCTGTTCGTGACGCTGGTCGGCATCCCGCTGTCGATCGCCGGCATGGTCGCGTACGTCTTCCTCGTGTGGGCGGGCGCACTGTACGGCCGGTTCGCCCTCGGCCGCTGGCTCCTCCAACGGATCGGTCGAGACAGCCGGTGGCTCGCGCTACTGGTCGGCGTTCTCGGGGTCGCTGCGGTGAAGTTCGTACCGATCCTCGGCGATTTCGTCGAAGCTGTCGTCGTGCTGGTCGGGCTCGGCGCGCTCGTCCTCGGCATGTACGATCGCTACCAGAGCGACGAGGACGATCCCGGCCCCACCCCCGAGCCGGCCGCTGGCGACGCCGAGCCGTCGGCTTGA
- a CDS encoding AI-2E family transporter, with protein MRRRQGVLVGLVAATGLLTIVLLWSVVTTVFFAITVAYVLYPLRRLLVERGTHRRIAAAAATSVAFLAVAALIVPLLWSLYRRRDTLLAYLRTLPTSFEFEVLGMPFGFEVGSLAATARVAITNLAVEVAGSAPIIGLKLFLFTLLVYALLLRPSAAPAVVFRAVPEEYQSLVRTMHERTRNTLYAIYVLQGATALGTFLIAYLVFAGLGYPGAFGLAAVAGILQFVPVVGPSILIAVVAATDVVAGDLTGAATLLVIGLVFVGFLPDAIIRPQLAPYTADIPASLYFIGFTGGVLSIGIVGFIAGPLVVALFVEAVELLTNERPTVQRQLDSEHTE; from the coding sequence ATGCGAAGACGACAGGGAGTGCTCGTCGGGCTGGTCGCCGCGACGGGCTTGCTGACGATCGTGTTACTCTGGAGCGTCGTGACGACCGTCTTCTTCGCCATCACGGTCGCGTACGTCCTCTATCCACTGCGCCGGCTGCTCGTCGAGCGAGGGACCCACCGTCGGATCGCCGCCGCCGCGGCGACCAGCGTCGCGTTCCTCGCCGTCGCAGCCCTGATCGTCCCGTTGCTGTGGTCGCTGTATCGCCGCCGTGACACGCTGCTGGCGTATCTCCGAACCCTTCCGACTTCCTTCGAGTTCGAGGTGCTGGGGATGCCGTTTGGCTTCGAAGTCGGATCGCTGGCCGCCACGGCTCGTGTCGCGATCACCAACCTCGCCGTCGAGGTGGCCGGGAGCGCGCCGATCATCGGCCTGAAGCTGTTTCTCTTCACGCTGCTCGTGTACGCGCTCCTGTTGCGGCCGAGTGCCGCACCGGCGGTCGTCTTCCGCGCGGTCCCCGAAGAGTACCAGTCGCTCGTCCGCACGATGCACGAGCGGACCAGAAACACCCTGTACGCGATCTACGTCCTCCAGGGGGCGACGGCGCTCGGGACCTTTCTCATCGCCTACCTCGTCTTCGCCGGTCTGGGTTATCCCGGTGCCTTCGGACTGGCAGCCGTGGCTGGCATCCTCCAGTTCGTTCCGGTGGTCGGCCCGAGCATCCTGATCGCGGTGGTCGCCGCGACGGATGTGGTCGCCGGAGATCTGACCGGGGCGGCCACGCTGCTGGTGATCGGACTGGTCTTCGTCGGCTTCCTCCCCGACGCGATCATCCGGCCACAGCTCGCTCCCTACACCGCAGACATTCCCGCGAGCCTCTATTTCATCGGCTTTACCGGCGGCGTGCTCTCGATCGGGATCGTCGGGTTCATCGCCGGCCCGCTCGTCGTCGCGCTGTTCGTCGAAGCCGTCGAGTTGCTCACGAACGAGCGGCCGACGGTCCAGCGACAACTGGATTCCGAACACACGGAGTAG
- a CDS encoding sulfurtransferase — MTDIVSQSWLAERLDDVRVVDVRDAWEYDGIGHLPGAVNVPFDAFRADESGEHDEGMLPGRAHFAALLSEAGISNGDEIVAYDDTHGVFAARFLVTAALYGHDPAALHLLDGDFSAWQLERETTGETPAPTPTEYAIEPPAETPLVDADAVAEAVGGDAVIVDTREGWEYEEGHIPGAVQLDWRELVDDDSRGLRPEAEIRELLESRGIVPDARIVLYCNTARRISHTYVVLCHLGYDNLAFYEGSLTEWTAQDRPLETGEN; from the coding sequence ATGACAGATATCGTGTCCCAGTCCTGGCTCGCAGAGCGTCTGGACGACGTGCGCGTGGTCGACGTCCGCGACGCCTGGGAGTACGACGGCATCGGCCACCTCCCGGGTGCGGTCAACGTCCCCTTCGACGCGTTTCGCGCCGACGAGAGCGGCGAGCACGACGAGGGGATGCTCCCCGGGCGAGCGCACTTCGCGGCGCTGCTCTCGGAGGCGGGAATCTCCAACGGCGACGAGATCGTCGCCTACGACGACACGCACGGAGTCTTCGCCGCGCGCTTTCTCGTGACGGCGGCGCTGTACGGCCACGACCCCGCGGCGCTGCACCTGCTCGACGGGGACTTCTCGGCGTGGCAACTCGAACGCGAGACGACCGGCGAGACGCCCGCGCCGACGCCGACGGAGTACGCGATCGAGCCACCGGCCGAGACGCCGCTGGTCGACGCCGACGCGGTCGCCGAAGCCGTCGGCGGCGACGCCGTGATCGTCGACACCCGAGAGGGATGGGAGTACGAGGAGGGTCACATCCCCGGTGCGGTCCAGCTGGACTGGCGCGAACTGGTCGACGACGACAGTCGCGGGCTGCGCCCCGAGGCAGAGATCCGCGAACTGCTCGAATCCCGCGGTATCGTCCCCGACGCGCGGATCGTCCTCTACTGTAACACGGCGCGCCGGATCAGCCACACCTACGTCGTCCTGTGTCACCTCGGATACGACAATCTGGCCTTCTACGAGGGCAGTCTCACCGAGTGGACGGCACAGGACCGTCCCCTGGAGACCGGCGAGAACTGA
- a CDS encoding sulfurtransferase: MSDYANDVLVTADWVEDNLDSFQSDDPDHRLVEVDVDTEAYDEAHAPGAIGFNWETQLQDQTTRDILSKADFEDLLGSHGISEDSTVVLYGDNSNWFAAYTYWQFKYYGHDDVRLLDGGREYWLDNDYTTTDEVPEFSAVEYEASGPRESIRAYRDDVENAIEKNLPLVDVRSPEEFSGEVLAPPGLQETAQRGGHVPGAKNISWAAVTNDDGRFKDFDELQELYADEDIDGDETTVAYCRIGERSSVAWFALHELLGYDDAVNYDGSWTEWGNLVGAPIEKGEADD; the protein is encoded by the coding sequence ATGAGCGACTACGCAAACGACGTTCTCGTCACCGCGGACTGGGTCGAGGACAACCTCGACTCGTTCCAGAGCGACGATCCCGACCACCGACTGGTCGAGGTCGACGTAGACACGGAAGCGTACGACGAGGCCCACGCGCCCGGCGCGATCGGCTTCAACTGGGAGACACAGCTCCAGGACCAGACCACCCGAGACATCCTCTCGAAGGCAGACTTCGAGGACCTGCTCGGGAGCCACGGCATCAGCGAGGACTCGACGGTCGTCCTCTACGGTGACAACTCCAACTGGTTCGCCGCCTACACCTACTGGCAGTTCAAGTACTACGGCCACGACGACGTTCGGCTCCTCGACGGCGGCCGCGAGTACTGGCTCGACAACGACTACACGACCACGGACGAGGTCCCCGAGTTCTCCGCAGTCGAGTACGAGGCCTCCGGCCCGCGCGAGTCCATCCGCGCGTACCGCGACGACGTCGAGAACGCCATCGAGAAGAACCTCCCGCTCGTGGACGTTCGCTCCCCCGAGGAGTTCTCCGGCGAAGTGCTGGCACCCCCGGGCCTGCAGGAGACCGCACAGCGTGGCGGCCACGTCCCCGGTGCGAAGAACATCTCCTGGGCGGCCGTGACCAACGACGACGGCCGGTTCAAGGACTTCGACGAGCTCCAGGAGCTGTACGCCGACGAAGACATCGACGGCGACGAGACGACCGTCGCCTACTGCCGCATCGGCGAGCGCTCCTCGGTCGCCTGGTTCGCGCTCCACGAACTGCTGGGCTACGACGACGCCGTCAACTACGACGGCTCCTGGACCGAGTGGGGCAACCTCGTCGGCGCGCCGATCGAGAAGGGCGAAGCGGACGACTGA
- a CDS encoding NADPH-dependent FMN reductase — MSESPLVVAISGSLRETSTTCLALEHALSAAETAGATTELVDLREWELPLFDPDDRDRGDAGALRALIADADAVVLGTPVYHGMVSSALKNALDYLGRDEFRDTTVGLLATAGGGSYGPALEHLRTGVRTVHGWTLPHEVGIRNASDAFDDDGAFVDADIEARVRTLGRMVAANAATEPKAAV; from the coding sequence ATGAGCGAGTCCCCGCTCGTCGTCGCCATCAGCGGTAGTCTGCGCGAGACGAGCACGACGTGTCTGGCACTGGAACACGCGCTGTCGGCCGCAGAGACGGCCGGCGCGACGACAGAACTGGTAGACCTCCGCGAGTGGGAACTACCGCTGTTCGATCCCGACGACCGCGACCGGGGCGACGCCGGGGCGTTGCGGGCGCTGATCGCCGACGCCGACGCGGTGGTGCTCGGAACGCCGGTGTACCACGGTATGGTGTCGTCGGCGCTGAAGAACGCGCTCGACTACCTGGGGCGCGACGAGTTCAGGGACACGACGGTCGGACTGCTGGCGACTGCCGGCGGTGGCTCCTACGGCCCGGCGCTGGAACACCTCCGAACCGGCGTCCGGACGGTCCACGGCTGGACGCTCCCCCACGAGGTCGGGATCCGCAACGCGTCCGACGCCTTCGACGACGACGGAGCCTTCGTCGACGCCGACATCGAGGCCCGCGTGCGAACGCTCGGTCGGATGGTCGCGGCCAACGCCGCGACCGAACCGAAAGCCGCAGTATAG
- a CDS encoding amidohydrolase family protein, producing MTADFVVHDAVVVTVDERNRVYESGTVVVRDGDIATVRESRAGDAEIDADHVLDGAGRLVLPGLVNAHAHLEGTALTGAFSEMGPVELFAQMTPLIADMASEHDDLLRAGYELAALTHLQGGVTTVNTMDVRPALGADVLGEAGLRAVMGPMLSDLFWDRPVDAQFEQARSFVEQFHGSYDGRISAAICPHDDWSCTRDLWERVADLAAEYPEVPVHTHLLELGESDEMARANGSDDSLALLDAVGLLDDRLVGAHFRVADERDIERMSGADAGVAHCPSIFGYYNLDPETPWTPVADLREAGVAVGLGLDDHYWHDSVDLFEEARSARLLANLDAGAQQYDSMALVRMLTAESADAVGIESVGRLVPGARGDLIVLDVEQAKFTPLTNVPAQIANSARRSDVETVVVDGEVVVEDGVVQTMDAKAVRERATAAVEQFTAATEWDLGLGTPEPPAPRDVLADAPKRGPAKLLGRIGAQKLRDVFR from the coding sequence GTGACGGCGGACTTCGTCGTCCACGACGCGGTCGTCGTAACCGTCGACGAGCGCAACCGCGTCTACGAGTCCGGTACCGTCGTGGTCCGAGACGGCGACATCGCCACAGTCCGAGAGAGCCGGGCGGGCGACGCCGAGATCGACGCCGACCACGTCCTCGACGGAGCGGGACGGCTCGTGCTCCCCGGGCTCGTCAACGCCCACGCACACCTGGAAGGGACCGCGCTGACGGGTGCCTTCAGTGAGATGGGACCGGTCGAGCTGTTCGCCCAGATGACGCCGCTGATCGCCGACATGGCCAGCGAGCACGACGACCTACTGCGAGCGGGGTACGAGCTGGCGGCTCTGACTCACCTCCAGGGGGGCGTGACGACGGTCAACACGATGGACGTGCGTCCAGCGCTGGGGGCGGACGTTCTCGGCGAGGCGGGTCTGCGGGCAGTGATGGGACCCATGCTGTCGGATCTGTTCTGGGACCGGCCGGTCGACGCACAGTTCGAGCAGGCCCGCTCGTTCGTCGAGCAGTTCCACGGCAGCTACGACGGACGGATCAGCGCCGCCATCTGTCCCCACGACGACTGGTCGTGTACGCGCGACCTCTGGGAGCGCGTCGCAGACCTGGCGGCCGAGTACCCGGAGGTGCCCGTCCACACGCACCTGCTGGAGCTTGGCGAAAGCGACGAGATGGCCCGTGCGAACGGGAGCGACGATTCGCTCGCGCTGCTGGACGCGGTCGGGCTGCTCGACGACCGGCTCGTGGGCGCGCACTTCCGCGTCGCCGACGAGAGAGACATCGAGCGGATGAGCGGGGCCGACGCCGGTGTGGCACACTGCCCGTCCATCTTCGGCTACTACAACCTCGATCCGGAGACTCCCTGGACGCCGGTGGCCGACCTGCGCGAGGCCGGCGTGGCCGTCGGCCTCGGTCTGGACGACCACTACTGGCACGACTCCGTCGACCTGTTCGAAGAGGCCCGCTCGGCGCGGCTGCTGGCCAACCTCGACGCGGGGGCACAGCAGTACGACTCGATGGCGCTGGTCCGAATGCTCACCGCCGAGAGCGCCGACGCGGTGGGCATCGAGTCGGTCGGCCGCCTCGTCCCCGGCGCTCGCGGGGATCTGATCGTACTGGACGTAGAGCAGGCGAAGTTCACACCGCTGACGAACGTGCCGGCACAGATCGCGAACAGCGCCCGCCGTTCGGACGTGGAGACCGTCGTCGTCGACGGGGAGGTGGTCGTCGAGGACGGGGTCGTTCAGACGATGGATGCGAAAGCGGTCCGCGAGCGGGCCACCGCGGCCGTCGAGCAGTTCACGGCGGCGACCGAGTGGGACCTCGGACTCGGAACGCCCGAGCCACCGGCACCCCGGGACGTGCTCGCAGACGCGCCAAAGCGCGGACCGGCGAAGCTACTCGGACGGATCGGCGCACAGAAGCTCCGAGACGTGTTCAGGTGA
- a CDS encoding SpoIIAA family protein, with protein MIDRETVTAAFDDYRPDPNDAMFEVLTEPEPAVVAIRVGDCSPAGFRDLYRLLSATTDAHDTVHLYEETVDWTARSALSNCYGILPDLRRGSSFDIGRYAAVGDSVWARGLFDCWRAIAPVWPVSPDEMRYFGPGEREAARTWVRTGELPVDRGKESQ; from the coding sequence ATGATCGATCGCGAGACGGTGACGGCCGCGTTCGACGACTACCGGCCCGATCCGAACGACGCGATGTTCGAAGTGTTGACCGAGCCGGAACCGGCCGTCGTCGCCATTCGAGTCGGCGACTGCTCGCCCGCCGGGTTCAGGGACCTCTACCGGCTCCTCTCGGCGACGACCGACGCACACGACACCGTCCACCTCTACGAGGAGACGGTCGACTGGACCGCTCGATCGGCTCTCTCGAACTGTTACGGCATCCTACCAGACCTCCGACGGGGGTCGTCGTTCGACATCGGTCGCTACGCTGCCGTCGGCGATTCGGTCTGGGCGCGAGGACTGTTCGACTGCTGGCGAGCCATCGCGCCGGTCTGGCCGGTCAGTCCCGATGAGATGCGGTACTTCGGTCCGGGGGAACGCGAGGCGGCTCGCACCTGGGTCCGGACCGGGGAACTCCCGGTCGATCGTGGGAAGGAGTCACAGTGA
- a CDS encoding DUF106 domain-containing protein — protein sequence MDSSLDAVRADDDLAVALSVVLDRAEAGDGTVAWTDLQGQIDPAEWGRLLDHGVVVPAGDRFVVDDPTAARELLAQRDLDGADSDAPETGGWSRADKLAGVGALALMASYQLPGGRELVGQSVNTVLGPLAAQLPFVATITLLAVVTALASTTIRRRLRSKERMERLKTRMNDVRERLDAARDRGDDEAVERLRAEQQELMTRQLSMFKHMLRPMAWTVLISAPIFLWLSWLAVAPAAAIAPTATVFPMLGRITWTAKLIGPLHVWTVWYIATSMLSGLTIQRTMDRIGVGT from the coding sequence ATGGATAGTTCTCTCGACGCCGTCCGGGCGGACGACGACCTCGCCGTGGCGCTGTCGGTCGTCCTCGACCGTGCCGAGGCGGGTGACGGAACCGTCGCGTGGACGGATCTCCAGGGACAGATCGATCCCGCCGAGTGGGGCCGACTGCTCGACCACGGCGTCGTCGTCCCGGCTGGTGATCGCTTCGTCGTCGACGACCCGACCGCGGCTCGCGAACTGCTCGCACAGCGAGACCTCGACGGCGCGGACTCCGACGCCCCCGAGACCGGCGGCTGGTCGCGCGCGGACAAGCTGGCAGGGGTCGGCGCACTCGCGCTGATGGCGAGCTACCAGTTGCCCGGCGGGCGCGAACTGGTCGGCCAGAGCGTCAACACCGTTCTCGGACCGCTCGCGGCACAACTGCCCTTCGTCGCGACGATCACACTGCTTGCGGTCGTGACCGCGCTGGCCTCGACGACGATTCGCCGCCGGCTCCGGTCGAAAGAACGGATGGAGCGGCTCAAGACGCGGATGAACGACGTGCGCGAGCGCCTCGACGCCGCCCGTGATCGCGGCGACGACGAGGCGGTCGAACGGCTCCGGGCCGAACAGCAGGAGCTGATGACCCGGCAGCTGTCGATGTTCAAGCACATGCTCCGGCCGATGGCCTGGACGGTGCTGATCTCGGCACCGATCTTCCTGTGGCTGTCGTGGCTGGCCGTCGCGCCCGCCGCCGCCATCGCGCCGACGGCGACGGTGTTCCCGATGCTCGGCCGAATCACCTGGACGGCCAAACTGATCGGACCGCTGCACGTCTGGACGGTGTGGTACATCGCCACCTCGATGCTCTCGGGGCTGACGATCCAGCGGACGATGGACCGGATCGGCGTCGGGACCTGA